A genomic region of Janthinobacterium lividum contains the following coding sequences:
- the groES gene encoding co-chaperone GroES, producing the protein MNLRPLNDRVIVKRLDQETKTASGLIIPDAAAEKPDQGEVLAVGNGKILDDGKVRPLDVKVGDRVLFGKYAGQTVKVDGDELLVMREEDIMAIVVK; encoded by the coding sequence ATGAATCTGCGCCCATTGAACGATCGCGTCATCGTCAAACGCCTCGACCAGGAAACCAAGACTGCGTCCGGCCTCATCATTCCTGATGCAGCTGCTGAAAAACCGGATCAAGGCGAAGTCCTTGCCGTAGGCAATGGCAAGATTCTCGACGACGGCAAAGTGCGTCCTCTGGATGTCAAAGTGGGCGACCGCGTCCTGTTCGGCAAGTACGCCGGCCAAACCGTCAAAGTTGACGGCGATGAGCTGCTGGTCATGCGCGAAGAAGACATCATGGCGATCGTCGTCAAGTAA
- the groL gene encoding chaperonin GroEL (60 kDa chaperone family; promotes refolding of misfolded polypeptides especially under stressful conditions; forms two stacked rings of heptamers to form a barrel-shaped 14mer; ends can be capped by GroES; misfolded proteins enter the barrel where they are refolded when GroES binds) gives MAAKEVVFGDAARAKMVEGVNILANAVKVTLGPKGRNVVLERSFGAPTVTKDGVSVAKEVELKDKLMNMGAQMVKEVASRTSDNAGDGTTTATVLAQAIVREGMKFVAAGMNPMDLKRGIDKAVAATVEELAKIARPCTTTKEIAQVGAISANSDYSIGERIAEAMEKVGKEGVITVEDGKSLNDELDIVEGMQFDRGYLSPYFINNPEKQVAVLDSPFVLLCDKKISNIRDLLPVLEQVAKAGRPLLIIAEDIEGEALATLVVNNIRGILKTCAVKAPGFGDRRKAMLEDIAVLTGGQVIAEEVGLTLEKVTLAELGQAKRIEVGKENTIVIDGAGEAASIEARVKQVRVQIEEATSDYDREKLQERVAKLAGGVAVIKVGAATEVEMKEKKARVEDALHATRAAVEEGIVPGGGVALLRARANITVKGDNPDQDAGIKIVLRAMEEPLRMIVQNAGEEASVVVAAVLAGSGNYGYNAANGTYGDMVEMGVLDPAKVTRSALQNAASIASLMLTTDCMVCEIADDKAGGGMGGGMGGMGGMGGMDGMM, from the coding sequence ATGGCAGCTAAAGAAGTAGTATTCGGCGACGCAGCGCGCGCCAAGATGGTCGAAGGCGTCAACATCCTCGCCAACGCAGTCAAAGTAACGCTGGGCCCGAAAGGCCGCAACGTGGTCCTGGAGCGCTCGTTCGGCGCCCCTACCGTCACCAAGGATGGTGTCTCGGTAGCGAAAGAAGTTGAACTCAAAGACAAGCTCATGAACATGGGCGCGCAAATGGTCAAGGAAGTTGCTTCCCGCACCAGCGACAACGCCGGCGACGGCACCACCACCGCAACCGTGCTGGCACAAGCCATCGTGCGCGAAGGCATGAAGTTCGTTGCCGCCGGCATGAACCCGATGGACCTGAAGCGCGGTATCGACAAGGCAGTTGCTGCCACCGTCGAAGAACTGGCGAAAATCGCCCGTCCTTGCACCACGACCAAGGAAATCGCCCAGGTTGGCGCGATCTCGGCAAACTCGGACTACTCGATCGGCGAGCGTATCGCTGAAGCGATGGAAAAAGTCGGCAAGGAAGGCGTCATCACCGTTGAAGACGGCAAGTCGCTGAACGACGAGCTGGACATCGTTGAAGGCATGCAGTTCGACCGCGGCTACCTGTCGCCATACTTCATCAACAACCCGGAGAAACAAGTTGCCGTGCTGGACAGCCCATTCGTCCTGCTGTGCGACAAGAAAATCTCGAACATCCGCGACCTGCTGCCGGTACTGGAACAAGTCGCAAAAGCTGGCCGTCCACTGCTGATCATCGCAGAAGACATCGAAGGCGAAGCGCTGGCCACCCTGGTTGTGAACAACATCCGCGGCATCCTGAAAACTTGCGCAGTGAAAGCACCTGGCTTCGGCGACCGCCGTAAAGCCATGCTGGAAGACATCGCTGTCCTGACCGGCGGCCAAGTGATCGCTGAAGAAGTCGGCCTGACCCTGGAAAAAGTGACCCTGGCCGAACTGGGCCAAGCGAAACGCATCGAAGTGGGCAAGGAAAACACCATCGTTATCGATGGCGCCGGCGAAGCAGCTTCGATCGAAGCACGCGTGAAACAAGTGCGCGTACAGATCGAAGAAGCGACCTCGGACTACGACCGTGAAAAACTGCAAGAGCGCGTCGCCAAACTGGCTGGCGGCGTTGCCGTGATCAAGGTTGGCGCAGCCACCGAAGTCGAAATGAAAGAGAAAAAAGCCCGCGTTGAAGATGCACTGCACGCGACCCGCGCTGCCGTGGAAGAAGGCATCGTGCCAGGCGGCGGCGTAGCCCTGCTGCGCGCACGCGCCAACATCACGGTCAAGGGCGACAATCCTGATCAAGACGCTGGTATCAAGATCGTCCTGCGCGCAATGGAAGAGCCACTGCGCATGATCGTGCAAAACGCTGGCGAAGAAGCTTCGGTCGTCGTGGCAGCCGTACTGGCTGGCTCGGGCAACTACGGCTACAACGCTGCCAACGGCACGTATGGCGACATGGTGGAAATGGGTGTCCTGGACCCAGCCAAAGTGACCCGTTCGGCGCTGCAAAACGCCGCTTCGATCGCTTCGCTGATGCTGACGACCGACTGCATGGTCTGCGAAATCGCTGACGACAAAGCAGGCGGCGGCATGGGCGGCGGCATGGGTGGCATGGGCGGCATGGGCGGCATGGACGGCATGATGTAA
- a CDS encoding GNAT family N-acetyltransferase, which produces MPAITVRPLTPDDASAYRALRLAGIAELPAAFCTTHAAESGLPLAQIAERLHATSHQIIFGAFAKEQLIAMAGLRREPIAVVHDKASLWGLYVAPQARGRGAGRQLVQAAIAHACAIPELGRVRLAVAQDNHAALTLYLACGFTLQDCPASDGMLQMQLLLPRPARASAESNVFMKINTLQIPAK; this is translated from the coding sequence ATGCCCGCCATCACCGTCCGCCCCCTCACGCCAGACGACGCCAGCGCCTACCGCGCGCTGCGCCTGGCCGGCATCGCCGAACTGCCCGCTGCCTTCTGCACCACGCATGCGGCGGAAAGCGGCTTGCCGCTGGCACAGATAGCCGAGCGCCTGCACGCCACCTCCCACCAAATAATATTTGGCGCTTTCGCCAAGGAACAATTGATCGCCATGGCCGGCCTGCGCCGCGAACCGATCGCCGTCGTGCATGACAAGGCCAGCCTGTGGGGCTTGTACGTGGCGCCGCAGGCGCGCGGGCGCGGCGCGGGACGGCAACTGGTGCAGGCCGCCATCGCCCATGCCTGCGCCATTCCCGAGCTGGGCCGCGTGCGCCTGGCCGTGGCACAGGACAACCACGCGGCGCTGACCCTGTACCTGGCTTGCGGTTTTACCCTGCAGGACTGTCCCGCATCGGATGGCATGCTGCAAATGCAGCTGTTGCTGCCCCGCCCGGCGCGTGCAAGTGCCGAAAGTAATGTCTTTATGAAAATCAATACCTTACAAATCCCTGCGAAATAG